The proteins below come from a single Deltaproteobacteria bacterium genomic window:
- a CDS encoding LLM class flavin-dependent oxidoreductase: MQLVVTYDMRAPSFGAPARELYAAALDQAAWADALGFDVIGLGEHHASPDGYNPSPLVLAAAMGARTKRILLRTSVALAPLYDPVKLVEDAAVTQLATGGRLLLGIGGGYRPAEFEMFGRKLEDRWRAIGELIDLARLAWRGEPFTWQGRRMHITPVPDPPPPILLGGESPAAARRAARIADGWFPPLDPRLWKPYREECCALGKPDPGEYPKQGPIFLWLSKEPAKDWERLLPHALHQLRSYSDWTIEAHGKPSGPYASGITPDTVKQSGAYQVLTPDETLALAEKLGANSVLYLSPLLAGIAPHLANEMLALWEREVHPHLKRG; the protein is encoded by the coding sequence ATGCAGCTCGTCGTGACGTACGACATGCGCGCTCCGAGCTTCGGCGCTCCGGCGCGCGAGCTCTATGCCGCTGCGCTCGATCAGGCGGCGTGGGCGGACGCGCTCGGCTTCGACGTGATCGGCCTCGGTGAGCACCACGCTTCGCCCGACGGCTACAACCCCTCGCCGCTCGTGCTCGCGGCGGCGATGGGCGCGCGCACGAAGCGCATCTTGCTCCGCACCTCGGTCGCGCTCGCGCCGCTCTACGACCCGGTGAAGCTCGTCGAGGACGCGGCCGTCACGCAGCTCGCGACGGGCGGTCGCTTGTTGTTGGGAATCGGCGGCGGCTACCGGCCCGCCGAGTTCGAGATGTTCGGGCGCAAGCTCGAAGATCGCTGGCGCGCGATCGGCGAGCTCATCGATCTGGCGCGCCTCGCGTGGCGCGGCGAGCCCTTCACGTGGCAGGGCCGGCGCATGCACATCACCCCAGTGCCCGATCCGCCGCCGCCGATCTTGTTAGGGGGCGAGTCGCCCGCCGCGGCGCGGCGCGCGGCGCGCATCGCGGACGGCTGGTTTCCGCCACTCGATCCGCGCCTGTGGAAGCCCTATCGCGAAGAGTGCTGCGCGCTCGGCAAGCCTGATCCCGGCGAGTACCCGAAGCAGGGCCCGATCTTCTTGTGGCTGTCGAAGGAGCCCGCGAAGGACTGGGAGCGCCTGCTGCCACACGCGCTGCACCAGCTACGGAGCTACAGCGACTGGACGATCGAGGCGCACGGCAAACCGAGCGGCCCCTATGCGAGCGGCATCACGCCGGACACGGTGAAGCAGAGCGGCGCTTATCAGGTGCTGACGCCCGACGAGACGCTCGCGCTCGCGGAGAAGCTCGGCGCGAACAGCGTGCTCTACCTGAGCCCGCTGCTCGCCGGCATCGCGCCGCACCTCGCGAACGAGATGCTCGCGCTCTGGGAGCGCGAGGTGCATCCGCACCTGAAGCGTGGGTGA
- a CDS encoding nuclear transport factor 2 family protein, whose amino-acid sequence MPAFPRAELEDMIRRFVAANDEAGRTGDWAPLAQFYAPDAVYTWNNGASWEFVARGRQQILDWVFGTEMEGLEKWTYPYVRTLIDDQKGEVIGIWRQVAPVSGDDGKPYEIGGTGGSWFRYGGNSQWTWQRDFFDHTNAGKVFAQMAKNQQLTPKMIERLQKRTNMPGWVRRDTFDWYATIEDREA is encoded by the coding sequence ATGCCCGCGTTCCCCCGTGCCGAGCTCGAAGACATGATCCGCCGCTTCGTCGCCGCGAACGACGAAGCGGGTCGCACGGGCGACTGGGCGCCGCTCGCGCAGTTCTACGCGCCGGATGCGGTCTACACCTGGAACAACGGCGCGAGCTGGGAGTTCGTAGCGCGCGGACGGCAGCAGATTCTCGACTGGGTGTTCGGCACCGAGATGGAGGGGCTCGAGAAGTGGACGTACCCGTACGTCCGCACGCTGATCGACGACCAGAAGGGCGAGGTGATCGGAATCTGGCGGCAGGTCGCGCCCGTCTCAGGTGACGACGGCAAGCCCTACGAGATCGGCGGCACCGGGGGCTCGTGGTTCCGCTACGGCGGGAATTCTCAATGGACCTGGCAGCGCGACTTCTTCGATCACACGAACGCGGGCAAGGTCTTCGCGCAGATGGCGAAGAACCAGCAGCTCACGCCGAAGATGATCGAGCGCCTGCAGAAGCGAACCAACATGCCCGGCTGGGTGCGCCGCGACACGTTCGACTGGTACGCCACGATCGAGGACCGCGAGGCGTAG
- a CDS encoding ferredoxin has product MRVRVDADLCQGHGACKSEAPEVFDVNERDGVVIVLQVNPSEALRAKVQAAVRYCPTRALALEE; this is encoded by the coding sequence ATGCGCGTTCGCGTCGACGCGGACCTCTGCCAAGGCCACGGCGCCTGTAAGAGCGAGGCGCCCGAAGTGTTCGACGTGAACGAGCGGGACGGAGTCGTGATCGTGCTGCAAGTGAATCCGTCCGAAGCGCTGCGCGCGAAGGTGCAGGCCGCGGTGAGGTACTGCCCGACGCGCGCGCTCGCGCTCGAAGAGTGA